From the Manihot esculenta cultivar AM560-2 chromosome 3, M.esculenta_v8, whole genome shotgun sequence genome, one window contains:
- the LOC110611121 gene encoding probable polyamine transporter At3g13620 yields the protein MQNPPKSPDHMSRELPITTVNLPKKLTLVPLIFLIYFEVAGGPYGEEPAVQAAGPLYALLGFLIFPFIWSIPEALITAELSTAYPGNGGFVIWADSAFGPFFGSLMGAWKFLSGVINIAAFPVLCIDYLEKVLPALDSGWPRKFAVLMSTLILSFLNYTGLAIVGYVAVVLGIVSLSPFIIMSLIAIPKIRPHRWLSLGQKGVKKDWTLFFNTLFWNLNFWDNVSTLAGEVDKPHKTFPVALLVAVIFTCVSYLIPLFAVTGAVSVAQTEWESGFHATAAEMIAGKWLKYWIEIGAVLSAIGLFEAQLSSSAYQLLGMADLGFLPTIFAKRSKWFNTPWVGILLSTLITIGVSYMNFADIISSANFLYSLGMLLEFSSFLWLRMKMPGLKRPYRIPLKLPGLVIMCLIPSGFLVLIMVIATKTVYLVSGLMTVGAIVWYFLTKFCKSKKLLKYRSAEAEAEAVE from the coding sequence ATGCAAAATCCACCAAAGTCGCCTGATCATATGTCTCGAGAACTCCCTATCACCACCGTCAACTTACCAAAGAAACTGACTCTCGTCCCTCTCATATTCTTAATCTATTTTGAAGTCGCCGGTGGACCTTATGGTGAAGAACCTGCTGTCCAGGCTGCAGGTCCTCTCTATGCTCTTCTTGGTTTCTTGATATTTCCTTTCATATGGAGTATTCCTGAGGCTTTGATTACAGCTGAGCTTTCTACAGCGTATCCTGGAAATGGAGGATTTGTGATATGGGCTGATAGTGCTTTTGGTCCCTTTTTTGGATCCTTGATGGGGGCATGGAAATTCCTGAGTGGTGTTATTAATATCGCTGCCTTTCCAGTTCTTTGTATTGATTATTTAGAAAAGGTACTTCCGGCGTTGGATTCAGGGTGGCCTCGAAAATTTGCTGTTTTGATGTCAACGCTAATCCTATCTTTTCTCAACTATACTGGATTAGCCATAGTTGGGTATGTTGCTGTTGTGCTTGGTATTGTTTCTCTTTCTCCTTTCATAATCATGTCTCTCATAGCAATCCCCAAGATTCGTCCCCATAGATGGCTCAGTTTAGGCCAAAAGGGTGTGAAGAAAGATTGGACTTTGTTCTTCAATACCCTTTTTTGGAACTTGAATTTCTGGGACAATGTCAGTACTCTAGCTGGAGAAGTTGATAAACCTCATAAAACATTTCCTGTGGCTCTATTAGTGGCTGTGATCTTCACTTGTGTGTCTTATTTGATTCCTCTCTTTGCTGTGACTGGTGCTGTTTCTGTGGCTCAAACTGAATGGGAATCAGGATTCCATGCCACTGCAGCAGAGATGATTGCAGGGAAATGGCTAAAATATTGGATTGAAATTGGTGCTGTGTTATCTGCTATAGGATTGTTTGAGGCTCAATTGAGCAGCAGCGCCTATCAGCTTCTTGGTATGGCTGACTTAGGATTTCTGCCTACAATCTTTGCTAAAAGGTCCAAATGGTTCAATACTCCTTGGGTAGGGATATTGCTTTCAACTTTGATCACAATTGGGGTATCATACATGAATTTTGCTGATATTATTTCATCAGCCAATTTCTTGTATAGTTTAGGTATGTTATTGGAATTTTCATCTTTTCTTTGGTTGAGAATGAAAATGCCAGGATTGAAAAGACCTTACAGGATTCCATTGAAGCTGCCAGGATTGGTGATAATGTGCTTGATACCATCTGGGTTTTTAGTCCTGATAATGGTCATTGCTACTAAGACAGTTTATTTAGTGAGTGGCTTGATGACTGTGGGAGCCATTGTATGGTATTTTCTCACGAAGTTTTGCAAGTCAAAGAAATTGTTGAAGTACAGGAGCGCTGAAGCTGAAGCTGAAGCTGTTGAATGA